From Vitis vinifera cultivar Pinot Noir 40024 chromosome 5, ASM3070453v1, the proteins below share one genomic window:
- the LOC100242287 gene encoding uncharacterized protein LOC100242287 produces MTTPLRLMLPLTTAATTATFSFSSFSSKSLIFFQSPSPSLSSPSPNPFNPFPSYYSFSSSQSHRRCVPEKGSSLSSRHKWICGHMRKDQDGGSWRDEEENPGRIFCSDEEVASQVPTQAQSLVEGSGAVLVSEFKPVPDVDYLQELLAIQQQGPRAIGFFGTRNMGFTHQELIEILSYAMVITKNHIFTSGASGTNAAVIRGALRAEKPELLTVILPQSLKMQPPESQELLSKVKNVIEKPYNDHLPLIEASRLCNMDIISHVQQVICFAFHDSKLLMETCQEAKNLRKIVTLFYLD; encoded by the exons ATGACAACACCTTTGAGGCTAATGTTGCCTCTAACCACCGCCGCTACCACTGCCACCTTcagtttctcttctttttcttccaaatccCTAATATTCTTTCAATCACCAAGCCCTAGTCTCAGTTCCCCTAGCCCCAATCCCTTCAACCCCTTCCCTTCCTActactctttttcttcttctcaatcCCATCGCAGGTGTGTTCCAGAAAAAGGATCCAGTCTTTCATCAAGACACAAG TGGATTTGTGGACATATGAGAAAAGATCAAGACGGGGGTAGTTGGAGGGATGAAGAGGAGAACCCAGGGCGTATTTTTTGTTCTGACGAAGAGGTTGCCAGTCAAGTTCCAACTCAAGCCCAATCCCTAGTGGAAGGGTCAGGGGCGGTGCTGGTATCAGAGTTTAAACCTGTTCCTGATGTGGATTATCTGCAG GAGTTATTGGCCATCCAACAACAAGGGCCAAGAGCTATTGGGTTCTTTGGGACAAGGAATATGGGATTCACACATCAAGAACTTATTGAGATTCTCAGCTATGCTATGGTTATAACT AAAAACCACATTTTTACATCAGGAGCATCTGGCACTAATGCAGCTGTTATCAGAGGTGCGCTAAGAGCAGAGAAACCAGAGCTGCTTACTGTAATCTTACCTCAGAGTTTGAAGATGCAACCTCCTGAGAGCCAAGAACTACTGTCTAAA GTGAAAAATGTAATAGAGAAGCCTTACAATGATCATCTTCCTTTGATAGAAGCCAGCAG GCTATGTAATATGGACATCATTTCACATGTACAGCAAGTCATTTGCTTTGCTTTTCATGATAGCAAGCTTCTCATGGAAACATGCCAAGAGGCCAAAAATCTCCGGAAAATTGTGACTCTCTTCTACCTGGACTGA